The nucleotide sequence GTCATGTCTTCGACGGTACCCGAACAAATGTGCGAACGGGATCGCTGGAACGGGTGAACTCCGGCGAGCGTTCGAGCAGCGAGTTTGGTTGTACCACAAGGGAAACTCGACTGACTCGCCGCGGGCCACCTCGGCGATCGCCCGCCTAACCGTCCAAACGGGACCAGAACGCGGTCAGTGCACGCGCCGCCGGGTGCGGGTTCGTCACCGGCCACCAGTGTCCGGTGCCGGCGAGTTCGGCGATCTCGGCACCGGCGGCTTCCCCCGCGGATCGGTGCTGCGCAGGCGTTCCACTGGCTTGTTCGGCGTCCGCGAGGGCGATCAGGGCCAGGCCGGGCCGCTGCCGCGCCTTCGCGAGGTCGCGGCCCGCGTCGGCCATCACCGGCTGGACGGCCGACCGCAGCAGCGAAAGCACCGCCCGCCCCATGCCGTCGTCCATCCCGGCGGCCACGCGTTCCGCGGCCGGGCCGGTCATCCCGAGCGCGCCGACGACCTCCAGCCGCTGCGCCAATGTGCCGCCGAAGATCTCCTTCACCGAGGCCTCGCCCGCCCCTTCCTGCTGCCACACCTGGGCCCGCGGGTGCCAGACGTACCCCGGGTCGAAGAGGCCGAGCGCGTCCGACGCCCAGCTGCGGATCAGGTCGGGACGGGTCATCGCGATCCCGGCGACGTGCGCGCCGCCCCAGTCGTGGCCGACGAGATCGACGGGTTCCCGGAACTGCTCCAGCCGCGCGGCGAGCCATTCGCGGTAGCCCTCGACGGTGGCGGAGAAGCCGTCCGACGCGGGCACCCCGAAGCCGGGCGGGGACAGCGCCACCACGTCGTCCCGGCCGAGCGCGGCGATCAGCGGTCCCCACACGCCGGCACTCTCCGGATTGCCGTGCACGAACACCAAAGGAACGGACATCTTCCCTCCTTACTTGCGTGCATGTATGCAAGTAAGTGTAGCAGCGGACGCTGCGGCCGACCATGGCCGAAAACTACGACGTGACCGCGAAGGCCGCGCGTACCGAGCGCGTCGCCTCCCGGATCAGGGCGGGGACGTTCCGCACCGGAGGCTGGGCGATGAGCTGCAGCCCGGTCCCGCGGACCAGGGCGACGACGAGCACGGCGGCCGCGGCCGGGTTCGCGTCGGGCCGGATGGACCCGTCGGCGACACCCTGGCGGACCACGTCCGCCAGGAGCTGCCGGAAGTCGGCGTCCCGGCGGGCGAACAGCGGAGCCAGCACGGGGTCGGCCGCGATCGCCTCGCCCCACAGCTGCAGGAACGCGCGCGCCGACGGTGTCCGCCGCACGACGTTGCGCAGGTACGCCTCGATGATCCGCACCAGGTAGTCCAGGCCGTCGCCCTGGTAGGTGGGGACGTCGAACCGCTGCGCCTCGTCGACCACGGCTTCCAGCAGCCGTTCCCGGCTGCCGAAATGGTGGTAGACGATGCCGCGGCTGTAGCCGGCGGCCTCCCCGACCTCGGCGAGCGTGACGGCACGGGACCCGCTGCGCGCGATGAGCGCCATCGCCGCGTCCACCACGCGGCGCTCGGTCTCGGCGCGTCGTTGCTCCTGCGTCCGCCGGGCCGGGCGATCGGTCATGCGTCGTGCTCCCTGACTGGCGTCGTGGTCGACGAAGTGTGCCACGGGGTTCTCCCCGCAGGGCGGTGTGCCAAGGCTTCGAGACCGGCGAAACTAGCGGCGGGCCAGATACCTCAACAGGACGCTGGCGCCATCGGTGAGCACGGACGCCAGCTCCAGCTCGGCCGGATCGACCGCCGCGCCGAGAGAGGCCCGGCTCGACGTGCCCGCCACCAAGAACGGCGCCACCGTCAACCGGAACTCGTCGACCAGCCCCGCCTCGATCAACGAGCCGAACAACCTCGGCCCGCCTTCGCAGTCGATGCGGCCCAGCCCCTCCGCCACCAGGGTCGACACCACCCGCTCGGCCGACACCGCCGACTCCCCCACCACGAACACCCGGGCGCCGTGCGCCGCCCACGCCTCGCGCAACGCCGAAGGCGCGGCCGCGGAGGTGAACACCAGGGTCGGGACCGCCGCCTTGGTGATCACCGGGGCGTCCGGCGGCAGGGAACGGCCCGTCGTCACCACCGCCACCGGGGCGATCGGGGCCAAGCCGAACCGGCGGCGACGTTCGGCCGTGGCGGCGTCGGGGCGCATTCCCTCGAAGCCCTCCGCCACCGCCGTCCCCGCGCCCACCAGGACGACGTCCGCGAGGTCGTTGCCGAGGCGGTACACGATCCGGTCCGCCGGGGTCGACAGGCCTCCCGAACGGCCCTCGACCGCGATCGCACCATCCGTGCTCGACACGAAGTTCACCGCCAGCCAGCGGGGGTCCGCCGGGTAGCTGTACAGCTGCTCGAGGTCGGCCTCGGCGAGGTCGCGCGCGGACGGCCAGACTTCGCGGATCACTCCCACCGGACCGCCTTCGCCGGCGGGCGGGTGCCCGCGATGCTCGCCGCCATCTCCGCCACGTGGCGCACCTGGCGGACGTGCTTCGTGCGGATGATCGCCACCCCGGCCGAGGCCGCGACCGCCGTCCGCGCCAGGCCGGCCGGCGTGCCGTCCCCGGCCACCTCGGCCAGCACGGGCACCGCCCCGAACGGGCCAGGCGCCCGGAACACCCCGACGTCCACGACGACGCCCGAAGCGGGCAAACCGGCCACCGAGGGCACCGAAGGAGCGGCGTAACCCGCGCCGTAGCGGACCGCGACCTCGGCCAGGTCCGCCCGCGCGACGATCAGGTCGGCACCCGCTTCGCAGCAGGCCGCGGCGACCGACGGGTCGGCGGTGTCGACCCCGATGACGAGGCCGGGGAAGGTCTCCCGCGCCCACTCGACCCGGGACTCGGCGCCGGCTCCGGCGAAACTCACGAGATCGGCGCCGTCGGCGACGGCTTCGCGGGCCGCGGCGGGCTCTTCGACCGCGGCCAGCACCAGCGCGCGGTCACTGCTCAACCGGCGGCCCCGGAAGACGAGGTCGGGGGTCTTCATCGCACTCTCCCTGCTGGACGTCCGTGCGTCGCGATCATAAGCGGACCAGCGGGTGCGTGCTCTTCGCCGTCAGGTGGCGGGGCGTCGTCGCCGGGCCACCCGACCTCGACGGCTGTGACATCCGGGGCGCCGTACCCGGGCCCGGAGAACGCTGTGACATCCGGGGCTTCGCCCCGGGCCGGGGGCTCCGCCACCCGGGCCCCCGAGAACCGTTCTGTCAGGAGGCGATGGCCTCGTTGATCGCCAGCAGCTCCTGGCAGGTGCGCGTGGCGGTGAACTCGATGACGTCGTAGCGGGCGAGCCGCCGGACCACGAAC is from Amycolatopsis mediterranei and encodes:
- a CDS encoding dihydrofolate reductase family protein, which gives rise to MIREVWPSARDLAEADLEQLYSYPADPRWLAVNFVSSTDGAIAVEGRSGGLSTPADRIVYRLGNDLADVVLVGAGTAVAEGFEGMRPDAATAERRRRFGLAPIAPVAVVTTGRSLPPDAPVITKAAVPTLVFTSAAAPSALREAWAAHGARVFVVGESAVSAERVVSTLVAEGLGRIDCEGGPRLFGSLIEAGLVDEFRLTVAPFLVAGTSSRASLGAAVDPAELELASVLTDGASVLLRYLARR
- a CDS encoding TetR/AcrR family transcriptional regulator; translated protein: MTDRPARRTQEQRRAETERRVVDAAMALIARSGSRAVTLAEVGEAAGYSRGIVYHHFGSRERLLEAVVDEAQRFDVPTYQGDGLDYLVRIIEAYLRNVVRRTPSARAFLQLWGEAIAADPVLAPLFARRDADFRQLLADVVRQGVADGSIRPDANPAAAAVLVVALVRGTGLQLIAQPPVRNVPALIREATRSVRAAFAVTS
- a CDS encoding dihydropteroate synthase, giving the protein MKTPDLVFRGRRLSSDRALVLAAVEEPAAAREAVADGADLVSFAGAGAESRVEWARETFPGLVIGVDTADPSVAAACCEAGADLIVARADLAEVAVRYGAGYAAPSVPSVAGLPASGVVVDVGVFRAPGPFGAVPVLAEVAGDGTPAGLARTAVAASAGVAIIRTKHVRQVRHVAEMAASIAGTRPPAKAVRWE
- a CDS encoding alpha/beta fold hydrolase, which produces MSVPLVFVHGNPESAGVWGPLIAALGRDDVVALSPPGFGVPASDGFSATVEGYREWLAARLEQFREPVDLVGHDWGGAHVAGIAMTRPDLIRSWASDALGLFDPGYVWHPRAQVWQQEGAGEASVKEIFGGTLAQRLEVVGALGMTGPAAERVAAGMDDGMGRAVLSLLRSAVQPVMADAGRDLAKARQRPGLALIALADAEQASGTPAQHRSAGEAAGAEIAELAGTGHWWPVTNPHPAARALTAFWSRLDG